A genomic stretch from Oreochromis niloticus isolate F11D_XX linkage group LG11, O_niloticus_UMD_NMBU, whole genome shotgun sequence includes:
- the LOC100703577 gene encoding hemicentin-1 yields MESPVGFILFLAAVTFTDVTRSQTLYASENPVAVGNNVTLSSNRNITSGGWLFNTRQIVIKLNEYFAISKTWKDRVLFNPNTSSLTILSVKLEDSGNYTLQDVINEFFSQLTLSVEESVYNVTIQTSTTNLVEFNDTAVLMCGVSKGTSLSYQWFNGSSMITANEKVQLSSGNTILTIMNVTRYDQGPYMCNVSNNVSNDISAPVNLNINYGPSNAKMTVMPVSSIYKGGSTITLSCSADSSPPAMITWMIDGVYQTNTSSIELQDVTESDSGNYTCLIQNTVTLRFSSKTTAIQIVDPVTAVAVNLSHPASLGETFSLSCEVTGAVDIIFWWRNGEILISADNNNTAFSPDNKTLTITSAQHSDGGNYQCQAFNAVSNQTSHRFTVTVYYGPEIANVMGPNLAKAGDYATFTCNATSNPPSRYEWYFGNDLVSNKSEYVTQSLTTSMSGKYLCVAFNSISGKNSTADIILTVVEPLQNIIVEAPMMPAEEGYSYNLTCNTDVPADYIYWMKNEEPLNQNNKIVFYNDNKTLHIRMVERYDNAKYECIAINAVSKNMSTPYMLFVNYGPETPFVYGPAFAETGHQAVFNCSAESVPPSTFYWWFNGSIVANTSNYTTDVLSLSMSGEYKCMAINNVTGKNSTNSTTLTVIEAIESVMIKNTTIPIDTKNFTLTCKVVGPYDTIYWMKDNMMLNMDPSNDSHISYYIENNMLHFIPVTTYNDGIYQCVASNKAGQQNSQQYRLLVNYPIQNVKLNGPVTSVKEGYAYNLTCNVTGPADYIYWMKNGQRLHEDNRTFFHKDNQTVEINPVKRYDTGSYYCLAINAAGTMSSALYMLVVIYPIENVEVKAPMTPAIEGYSYNLTCNVTGPAEYIYWMKNGEKLHDDNRTVFYMENKMLHLSMVERYDNGNYCCMAINAFGNMTSPTYNLIVNYGPEKPIIYGPAFAEIGRQAVFSCSAMSVPPSQFFWWFNGSIVSNTSVYTTSLLSSNMSREYTCMAINNVTGKNSTNSTTLTVVEAIESVMIKNKTIPIDTKNFTLTCEVVGPYDTIYWMKDNMMLSMDPSNNSYVSYATENNMLHFTPVTLDSDGTYQCVATNKAGDHVSPQYRLWVNYGPLGLTISRASMFMYVSLTCQADSRPACDFSWFFDNQSTPLQNTPSIVFPATSQNFGIYTCKAWNSVTNITMYQNLNVTAHAPAIHFPYQGSLMMMVLFAFSAPVLFN; encoded by the exons ATGGAGTCTCCAGTGGGGTTCATCCTATTCTTGGCTGCAGTAACCTTCACAG ATGTGACACGCAGTCAGACATTATATGCCTCTGAGAACCCCGTCGCAGTGGGAAACAATGTTACACTTAGCAGCAATCGCAATATCACCTCAGGCGGATGGCTATTCAACACCCGCCAAATTGTGATAAAACTAAATGAGTATTTTGCTATTTCCAAAACTTGGAAAGACAGAGTATTATTTAACCCAAATACTTCATCACTGACCATACTCTCAGTAAAATTGGAAGACTCTGGAAACTACACACTGCAGGATGTAATCAAtgaatttttttctcagttaACACTTTCAGTTGAAG AGTCTGTTTACAATGTGACCATTCAGACAAGCACAACCAACCTGGTGGAGTTCAATGACACAGCAGTACTTATGTGCGGTGTGTCCAAAGGCACATCCCTGTCTTATCAGTGGTTCAATGGGAGCTCAATGATCACGGCCAATGAAAAAGTTCAACTCAGCAGTGGAAACACCATTCTCACTATCATGAACGTGACCCGCTATGATCAAGGACCGTACATGTGTAATGTGTCTAATAATGTCAGCAATGACATCAGCGCCCCTGTGAATCTGAACATCAACT ATGGTCCAAGTAACGCAAAGATGACAGTCATGCCCGTAAGCAGCATATACAAAGGCGGATCTACTATCACACTGTCATGCTCAGCGGACTCCAGTCCTCCAGCAATGATCACTTGGATGATTGATGGAGTGTaccaaacaaacacatcaaGTATTGAACTACAGGACGTTACTGAGAGCGATTCGGGAAATTACACATGTCTAATTCAGAATACAGTCACGCTGAGATTCAGCAGCAAAACGACAGCAATCCAGATTGTGG ATCCTGTGACAGCAGTAGCGGTGAATCTTTCCCATCCAGCATCACTTGGTGAGACGTTCTCTTTGAGCTGTGAAGTGACGGGAGCTGTTGACATCATTTTTTGGTGGAGAAATGGAGAAATCCTTATTTCTGCTGACAATAACAACACAGCGTTTAGCCCGGACAACAAGACACTCACTATAACTTCAGCCCAACATTCAGATGGTGGAAATTATCAATGTCAGGCTTTCAATGCTGTAAGCAACCAAACCAGCCATCGCTTCACAGTCACAGTTTACT ATGGACCAGAGATAGCAAATGTCATGGGGCCAAATTTGGCAAAGGCAGGAGACTACGCCACATTCACCTGCAATGCAACATCTAATCCTCCCAGCAGGTATGAATGGTACTTTGGAAATGATCTGGTCTCCAACAAGTCAGAGTATGTCACACAGTCTCTGACAACCAGCATGAGTGGAAAGTACCTCTGTGTGGCCTTCAACAGCATCAGTGGCAAAAACAGCACTGCCGACATAATCCTTACTGTTGTCG AGCCGCTGCAAAACATAATAGTAGAAGCACCAATGATGCCTGCCGAAGAAGGTTACTCCTATAACTTAACATGCAACACGGATGTACCTGCTGATTACATTTACTGGATGAAGAATGAGGAGCCATTgaatcaaaacaacaaaatagtTTTCTACAATGATAACAAAACACTTCACATCAGAATGGTGGAGCGCTATGATAATGCCAAATATGAGTGTATCGCCATTAATGCAGTTTCAAAGAACATGAGCACTCCTTACATGCTCTTTGTCAACT ATGGACCAGAAACACCTTTTGTTTATGGGCCAGCTTTTGCTGAAACAGGACATCAAGCTGTCTTCAACTGTTCTGCCGAGTCAGTGCCTCCCAGTACATTCTACTGGTGGTTCAATGGATCCATCGTGGCCAATACATCAAACTATACAACTGATGTGTTGTCATTAAGCATGAGCGGAGAGTACAAATGCATGGCCATTAATAATGTGACAGGAAAGAACAGCACAAACTCCACGACACTCACCGTGATTG AGGCCATAGAGTCAGTGATGATCAAAAACACGACAATTCCAATCGACACTAAAAACTTTACTCTCACCTGTAAGGTTGTTGGGCCCTATGACACGATCTACTGGATGAAAGATAACATGATGCTCAACATGGACCCCTCTAATGACTCACATATCTCCTATTACATTGAAAACAACATGCTGCACTTCATCCCAGTGACAACGTACAATGACGGGATATATCAGTGTGTTGCTTCCAATAAGGCTGGCCAGCAAAACAGCCAACAGTACAGACTACTGGTGAATT ATCCAAtccaaaatgtaaaattaaatgGACCAGTGACCTCTGTCAAAGAAGGTTACGCCTATAATTTGACATGCAATGTAACTGGACCTGCTGACTACATTTACTGGATGAAGAATGGGCAGAGACTGCATGAAGACAACAGAACTTTTTTCCACAAGGATAACCAGACAGTTGAGATTAATCCAGTAAAGCGATATGACACTGGAAGCTACTACTGTTTGGCTATTAATGCTGCTGGAACCATGTCCAGCGCTCTTTACATGCTCGTTGTGATCT atCCAATAGAAAATGTGGAAGTAAAAGCACCAATGACACCAGCCATAGAAGGTTATTCATATAACTTAACATGCAATGTAACTGGACCTGCTGAATACATTTACTGGATGAAGAATGGGGAGAAACTGCATGATGACAACAGAACTGTTTTCTACATGGAAAATAAGATGCTCCACCTCAGTATGGTGGAGCGCTATGATAATGGAAACTATTGCTGTATGGCTATTAATGCTTTTGGAAACATGACCAGCCCTACTTATAACCTCATTGTCAATT ATGGTCCAGAAAAGCCCATTATTTATGGGCCAGCTTTTGCTGAAATAGGACGTCAAGCCGTCTTCAGCTGTTCTGCCATGTCAGTGCCTCCCAGCCAATTCTTCTGGTGGTTCAACGGATCAATTGTGTCCAACACGTCAGTGTACACAACTAGCCTCTTGTCTTCCAACATGAGCAGAGAATACACCTGTATGGCCATTAATAATGTGACAGGAAAGAACAGCACAAACTCCACTACGCTCACAGTTGTTG AGGCCATAGAGTCAGTGATGATCAAAAACAAGACAATTCCAATCGACACTAAAAACTTTACTCTCACCTGTGAGGTTGTTGGGCCCTATGACACGATCTACTGGATGAAAGATAACATGATGCTCAGCATGGACCCCTCTAATAACTCATATGTGTCCTAtgctactgaaaacaacatGCTGCATTTCACCCCAGTGACACTGGACAGTGATGGGACATATCAGTGTGTTGCTACCAATAAGGCTGGGGATCATGTGAGCCCCCAGTACAGACTGTGGGTGAACT ATGGCCCACTGGGACTGACCATATCCCGTGCAAGTATGTTCATGTACGTGTCCCTGACATGCCAGGCTGATTCTCGACCAGCGTGTGACTTCTCCTGGTTCTTCGACAATCAGTCAACACCTCTACAGAACACACCTAGTATTGTATTCCCTGCAACCAGCCAGAATTTTGGGATTTACACATGCAAGGCATGGAACTCCGTGACTAATATCACAATGTACCAAAATCTTAACGTCACAG CTCACGCCCCTGCCATCCACTTCCCATACCAAGGCAGCCTGATGATGATGGTTCTGTTTGCCTTTTCTGCGCCTGTGTTGTTCAACTGA
- the LOC106098629 gene encoding uncharacterized protein LOC106098629 isoform X1 has translation MASVTVTSCWKSLLLVALMDQMSVQVSPLNTVPSLNQSLNLICHDARFGDPQGLSDLVWYKDGQEVTLRENMWLQQNNLTLHFDSLLPSDAGFYQCQTYLPTSQTRGVSLGYLLSYDQWNVSISGPDTVFPGQLSEFTCLTSCTLNVECTVTWEFRGGFPVGPYLSINKNVVKWTPSLPGTFQNFTCVAENKAAGRSAEATKMVEVKDIPISGSEAMQLSGLFAGILSLGLWVL, from the exons ATGGCGAGTGTTACTGTGACATCCTGTTGGAAGAGTCTTCTGCTGGTGGCACTTATGG ATCAAATGTCTGTACAGGTCAGTCCGCTGAACACTGTCCCATCTCTCAACCAGTCATTAAATCTCATCTGCCATGATGCCAGATTTGGTGATCCACAAGGTCTATCAGACCTGGTCTGGTATAAAGATGGACAAGAGGTGACCCTGCGTGAAAATATGtggcttcagcaaaacaacctCACACTTCACtttgactcactgctgccttcTGATGCTGGTTTCTACCAGTGTCAAACTTATCTGCCTACATCACAGACAAGAGGTGTCAGCCTGGGCTATCTGCTCAGCT ATGATCAGTGGAACGTCAGCATTAGTGGACCTGACACTGTGTTTCCTGGTCAGTTAAGTGAGTTCACCTGCCTGACCAGCTGCACCTTAAATGTGGAATGCACCGTCACGTGGGAGTTCAGGGGAGGTTTCCCTGTTGGACCCTACCTTTCCATCAATAAAAATGTGGTCAAGTGGACTCCTTCACTACCTGGGACTTTTCAGAACTTCACCTGCGTTGCAGAGAATAAAGCTGCTGGACGTTCTGCTGAGGCCACCAAGATGGTAGAAGTTAAAG ATATCCCAATCTCTGGATCAGAGGCGATGCAGCTCAGTGGACTTTTTGCAGGAATCCTCAGTCTGGGACTGTGGGTCCTCTAG
- the LOC102075620 gene encoding uncharacterized protein LOC102075620 isoform X1, whose product MASVTVTSCWKSLLLVALMGVPGLGITVEISWTGRVTAGSPTTFTCSSSCFPNCIYTWSFNGSTVNGSTLTWTPDGLDDTVKLQCTVLDLQTGEYLSTDATVEIINQVSVQVSPLNTVPSLNQSLNLICHDARFGDPQGLSDLVWYKGGQKVTLRENMWLQQNNLTLHFDSLLPSDAGFYQCQIYLPTSQTRVVSLGYLCWLSYDQWNVSISGPDTVFPGQLSEFTCLTSCTLNVECTVTWKFRGGFPVGTYLSINKNVVKWTPSLPGTFQNFTCVAENKAAGRSAEATKMVEVKDIWRTDIPISGSEAMQLSGLFAGILSLGLWVL is encoded by the exons ATGGCGAGTGTTACTGTGACATCCTGTTGGAAGAGTCTTCTGCTGGTGGCACTTATGG gtGTACCAGGTTTGGGGATCACCGTGGAGATTTCTTGGACTGGCAGGGTGACAGCTGGTTCCCCCACTACTTTCACATGCTCATCTAGTTGTTTTCCAAACTGCATCTACACCTGGTCCTTTAATGGCAGCACAGTCAATGGGAGCACGTTAACTTGGACACCAGATGGACTGGATGATACAGTGAAACTGCAATGCACTGTCTTAGATCTACAAACAGGAGAGTACTTAAGTACTGACGCCACTGTAGAAATTATAA atCAAGTGTCTGTACAGGTCAGTCCGCTGAACACTGTCCCATCTCTCAACCAGTCACTAAATCTCATCTGCCATGATGCCAGATTTGGTGATCCACAAGGTCTATCAGACCTGGTCTGGTATAAAGGTGGACAAAAGGTGACCCTGCGTGAAAATATGtggcttcagcaaaacaacctCACACTTCACtttgactcactgctgccttcTGATGCTGGTTTCTACCAGTGTCAAATTTATCTGCCTACATCACAGACAAGAGTTGTCAGCCTGGGCTATCTGTGTTGGCTCAGCT ATGATCAGTGGAACGTCAGCATTAGTGGACCTGACACTGTGTTTCCTGGTCAGTTAAGTGAGTTCACCTGCCTGACCAGCTGCACCTTAAATGTGGAATGTACCGTCACGTGGAAGTTCAGGGGAGGTTTCCCTGTTGGAACCTACCTTTCCATCAATAAAAATGTGGTCAAGTGGACTCCTTCACTACCTGGGACTTTTCAGAACTTCACCTGCGTTGCAGAGAATAAAGCTGCTGGACGTTCTGCTGAGGCCACCAAGATGGTAGAAGTTAAAG ATATCTGGCGAACAGATATCCCAATCTCTGGATCAGAGGCGATGCAGCTCAGTGGACTTTTTGCAGGAATCCTCAGTCTGGGACTGTGGGTCCTCTAG
- the LOC102075620 gene encoding carcinoembryonic antigen-related cell adhesion molecule 20 isoform X2, translated as MASVTVTSCWKSLLLVALMGVPGLGITVEISWTGRVTAGSPTTFTCSSSCFPNCIYTWSFNGSTVNGSTLTWTPDGLDDTVKLQCTVLDLQTGEYLSTDATVEIINQVSVQVSPLNTVPSLNQSLNLICHDARFGDPQGLSDLVWYKGGQKVTLRENMWLQQNNLTLHFDSLLPSDAGFYQCQIYLPTSQTRVVSLGYLCWLSYDQWNVSISGPDTVFPGQLSEFTCLTSCTLNVECTVTWKFRGGFPVGTYLSINKNVVKWTPSLPGTFQNFTCVAENKAAGRSAEATKMVEVKDIPISGSEAMQLSGLFAGILSLGLWVL; from the exons ATGGCGAGTGTTACTGTGACATCCTGTTGGAAGAGTCTTCTGCTGGTGGCACTTATGG gtGTACCAGGTTTGGGGATCACCGTGGAGATTTCTTGGACTGGCAGGGTGACAGCTGGTTCCCCCACTACTTTCACATGCTCATCTAGTTGTTTTCCAAACTGCATCTACACCTGGTCCTTTAATGGCAGCACAGTCAATGGGAGCACGTTAACTTGGACACCAGATGGACTGGATGATACAGTGAAACTGCAATGCACTGTCTTAGATCTACAAACAGGAGAGTACTTAAGTACTGACGCCACTGTAGAAATTATAA atCAAGTGTCTGTACAGGTCAGTCCGCTGAACACTGTCCCATCTCTCAACCAGTCACTAAATCTCATCTGCCATGATGCCAGATTTGGTGATCCACAAGGTCTATCAGACCTGGTCTGGTATAAAGGTGGACAAAAGGTGACCCTGCGTGAAAATATGtggcttcagcaaaacaacctCACACTTCACtttgactcactgctgccttcTGATGCTGGTTTCTACCAGTGTCAAATTTATCTGCCTACATCACAGACAAGAGTTGTCAGCCTGGGCTATCTGTGTTGGCTCAGCT ATGATCAGTGGAACGTCAGCATTAGTGGACCTGACACTGTGTTTCCTGGTCAGTTAAGTGAGTTCACCTGCCTGACCAGCTGCACCTTAAATGTGGAATGTACCGTCACGTGGAAGTTCAGGGGAGGTTTCCCTGTTGGAACCTACCTTTCCATCAATAAAAATGTGGTCAAGTGGACTCCTTCACTACCTGGGACTTTTCAGAACTTCACCTGCGTTGCAGAGAATAAAGCTGCTGGACGTTCTGCTGAGGCCACCAAGATGGTAGAAGTTAAAG ATATCCCAATCTCTGGATCAGAGGCGATGCAGCTCAGTGGACTTTTTGCAGGAATCCTCAGTCTGGGACTGTGGGTCCTCTAG
- the LOC106098629 gene encoding carcinoembryonic antigen-related cell adhesion molecule 6 isoform X2, with amino-acid sequence MSVQVSPLNTVPSLNQSLNLICHDARFGDPQGLSDLVWYKDGQEVTLRENMWLQQNNLTLHFDSLLPSDAGFYQCQTYLPTSQTRGVSLGYLLSYDQWNVSISGPDTVFPGQLSEFTCLTSCTLNVECTVTWEFRGGFPVGPYLSINKNVVKWTPSLPGTFQNFTCVAENKAAGRSAEATKMVEVKDIPISGSEAMQLSGLFAGILSLGLWVL; translated from the exons ATGTCTGTACAGGTCAGTCCGCTGAACACTGTCCCATCTCTCAACCAGTCATTAAATCTCATCTGCCATGATGCCAGATTTGGTGATCCACAAGGTCTATCAGACCTGGTCTGGTATAAAGATGGACAAGAGGTGACCCTGCGTGAAAATATGtggcttcagcaaaacaacctCACACTTCACtttgactcactgctgccttcTGATGCTGGTTTCTACCAGTGTCAAACTTATCTGCCTACATCACAGACAAGAGGTGTCAGCCTGGGCTATCTGCTCAGCT ATGATCAGTGGAACGTCAGCATTAGTGGACCTGACACTGTGTTTCCTGGTCAGTTAAGTGAGTTCACCTGCCTGACCAGCTGCACCTTAAATGTGGAATGCACCGTCACGTGGGAGTTCAGGGGAGGTTTCCCTGTTGGACCCTACCTTTCCATCAATAAAAATGTGGTCAAGTGGACTCCTTCACTACCTGGGACTTTTCAGAACTTCACCTGCGTTGCAGAGAATAAAGCTGCTGGACGTTCTGCTGAGGCCACCAAGATGGTAGAAGTTAAAG ATATCCCAATCTCTGGATCAGAGGCGATGCAGCTCAGTGGACTTTTTGCAGGAATCCTCAGTCTGGGACTGTGGGTCCTCTAG